A single genomic interval of Nostoc commune NIES-4072 harbors:
- the ndhK gene encoding photosynthetic/respiratory NAD(P)H-quinone oxidoreductase subunit K, with product MVLNSNLTTQGKERIINPIERTTITQDLSENVILTTVDDLYDWARLSSLWPLLFGTACCFIEFAALIGSRFDFDRFGLIPRSSPRQADLIITAGTITMKMAPQLVRLYEQMPEPKYVIAMGACTITGGMFSVDSPTAVRGVDKLIPVDVYLPGCPPRPEAIIDAIIKLRKKISNESMQERDKIKQTHRYYSTTHNLKPVEEILTGKYLQSATRSAPPKELTEAIGMPIPPALLTEKAQKEEQTRG from the coding sequence ATGGTCTTGAATTCTAACTTAACAACCCAGGGCAAAGAACGAATCATTAACCCCATTGAACGGACTACAATCACTCAAGACCTTTCAGAAAACGTCATTCTGACGACGGTTGATGACCTCTACGACTGGGCGCGGCTTTCTAGTCTGTGGCCGTTGCTATTTGGCACGGCTTGCTGCTTTATTGAGTTTGCAGCTTTAATTGGTTCCCGATTTGACTTTGACCGTTTTGGACTAATTCCCCGTTCTAGCCCCCGCCAAGCCGATTTAATTATTACGGCAGGGACTATTACGATGAAGATGGCTCCCCAACTGGTGCGTCTTTATGAACAAATGCCAGAGCCGAAGTATGTAATTGCGATGGGTGCTTGCACAATTACTGGCGGGATGTTCAGCGTTGATTCTCCTACAGCAGTGCGCGGAGTCGATAAACTGATTCCTGTGGATGTGTACTTGCCTGGTTGTCCTCCCCGTCCAGAAGCAATTATTGACGCAATTATTAAGCTGCGGAAGAAAATCTCCAATGAATCGATGCAAGAGCGGGATAAAATTAAGCAAACCCACCGATACTACAGCACGACTCATAACCTGAAGCCAGTAGAAGAAATCTTAACTGGTAAGTATTTGCAGTCAGCAACTCGCTCTGCACCACCGAAGGAATTGACGGAAGCGATTGGTATGCCAATACCACCTGCACTGCTGACAGAAAAGGCGCAAAAGGAGGAACAAACCCGTGGCTGA
- a CDS encoding rubredoxin: MSEPAVETTVLDRYECRACGYVYEPEKGDDKDDIPSGTSFAELPVNWRCPVCSAKKTAFANIGPAGTASGFKENLGYGLGVNNLTPTQKNILIFGALALGFLFFISLYGLQ; encoded by the coding sequence ATGAGCGAACCAGCTGTTGAGACTACGGTGTTAGACCGCTACGAGTGTCGCGCCTGCGGTTATGTTTACGAACCTGAGAAGGGAGACGACAAGGATGATATTCCTTCAGGGACATCCTTTGCAGAACTGCCCGTAAATTGGCGCTGTCCAGTTTGTAGTGCTAAAAAAACCGCTTTTGCCAATATCGGCCCTGCGGGTACTGCATCCGGCTTCAAAGAAAATCTCGGTTATGGTTTGGGTGTCAACAACCTAACGCCAACCCAAAAGAATATCCTAATTTTCGGTGCTTTGGCTCTTGGCTTCTTGTTTTTTATCAGTCTCTACGGCTTACAATGA
- a CDS encoding NAD(P)H-quinone oxidoreductase subunit J, which produces MAEEESKPVPAAKEEALVQAGKISQWLTENGFDHEFLAPDKNGVEIIKVAADFLLPTATALYAYGFNYLQFQGGVDLGPGQELVSVYHLIKVGDNSDRPEEVRVKVFLPRENPVVPSVYWIWKTADWQERESYDMFGIIYEGHPNLKRILMPEDWVGWPLRKDYISPDFYELQDAY; this is translated from the coding sequence GTGGCTGAAGAAGAATCTAAACCAGTACCAGCAGCCAAAGAAGAGGCATTGGTACAAGCGGGTAAAATTTCTCAGTGGTTGACGGAAAATGGCTTTGACCATGAGTTTTTAGCACCGGATAAGAATGGTGTAGAGATAATTAAAGTGGCGGCAGATTTCTTGCTTCCTACAGCTACAGCCCTTTATGCTTATGGGTTTAATTATCTCCAGTTTCAAGGCGGTGTTGACCTTGGGCCAGGACAGGAATTAGTGAGTGTGTATCACTTGATTAAAGTCGGTGATAATAGCGATCGCCCCGAAGAAGTTCGCGTTAAAGTGTTCTTACCACGAGAAAATCCTGTAGTGCCTTCTGTGTACTGGATTTGGAAGACCGCAGATTGGCAAGAGCGCGAGTCTTACGATATGTTCGGTATTATCTACGAGGGACACCCAAATCTCAAGCGGATTTTAATGCCGGAAGATTGGGTAGGTTGGCCTTTGCGGAAGGATTACATCTCGCCTGATTTCTACGAGTTGCAAGACGCTTATTAG
- a CDS encoding photosynthesis system II assembly factor Ycf48, with protein MDSIVKGWQRIATLLIVVLMCIGCSRVPSVSYNPWKVISVPTDSNLLDIAFTNNPEHGYLVGSNATLLETNDGGDTWKPITLQLDEQKYRFDSVSFAGKEGWIAGEPGLLLHTTDEGASWSRIPLSEKLPGSPIAIKALADNTAEMATDVGAIYKTTDGGKNWRARVESAVGVVRNLERSPDGKYVAVSAKGSFYSTWEPGQDAWVPHNRNSSRRVENMGFADNGQLWLLARGGQIQFSDPTKPEEWQEAKYPELSTSWGLLDLAYRTPDEIWIGGGSGNLLRSPDGGKTWEKDREVEEVAANLYKIVFLEPERGFIIGDRGVLLKYLPNPETTSPEAA; from the coding sequence ATGGATTCAATTGTGAAAGGTTGGCAACGAATAGCTACCTTGTTGATAGTAGTCCTCATGTGTATAGGTTGTAGCAGAGTTCCTTCTGTTAGCTACAACCCTTGGAAAGTCATTTCTGTGCCAACAGACTCGAATCTCCTGGATATTGCTTTTACTAACAACCCTGAGCATGGCTACTTAGTAGGTAGCAATGCCACCCTATTGGAAACCAATGACGGTGGTGATACCTGGAAACCAATAACACTGCAACTAGATGAGCAAAAGTATCGTTTTGACTCAGTAAGTTTTGCAGGAAAAGAAGGCTGGATTGCCGGAGAGCCTGGACTATTGCTGCACACTACCGATGAAGGTGCTTCTTGGTCGCGTATTCCCCTGAGTGAAAAGTTACCAGGTAGTCCAATCGCAATTAAAGCACTAGCAGACAACACGGCTGAGATGGCTACTGATGTAGGAGCCATATATAAAACCACAGACGGCGGCAAAAACTGGAGAGCTAGGGTGGAATCAGCAGTCGGTGTGGTGCGTAACTTAGAACGTTCTCCTGATGGCAAATATGTTGCCGTTTCCGCCAAGGGTAGTTTCTACTCAACTTGGGAACCCGGACAAGATGCTTGGGTTCCCCATAACCGCAATAGTTCTCGGCGCGTAGAAAACATGGGTTTTGCTGACAATGGGCAATTGTGGCTACTAGCTAGGGGAGGTCAAATTCAGTTTAGTGACCCAACTAAACCTGAAGAATGGCAAGAGGCAAAATATCCAGAGTTATCCACCAGTTGGGGTTTACTGGATTTGGCATATCGTACACCCGATGAAATTTGGATAGGTGGCGGTAGCGGTAATTTGCTACGGAGTCCCGATGGTGGCAAAACCTGGGAAAAAGACCGTGAAGTGGAAGAAGTGGCTGCTAATTTGTACAAAATTGTGTTCTTAGAGCCAGAACGGGGATTTATAATTGGCGATCGCGGCGTATTGCTCAAATATCTACCAAACCCTGAAACAACTTCTCCAGAAGCAGCTTAA
- the ndhC gene encoding photosynthetic/respiratory NAD(P)H-quinone oxidoreductase subunit C codes for MFVLSGYEYLLGFFIVCSLVPALALSASKLLRPSGYSPERHTTYESGMEPIGGAWIQFNIRYYMFALVFVVFDVETVFLYPWAVAFHRLGLLAFIEALVFIAILVVALVYAWRKGALEWS; via the coding sequence GTGTTTGTCCTCAGCGGTTACGAGTACCTTCTAGGCTTCTTCATAGTCTGTAGCCTAGTTCCTGCCTTAGCGCTCTCAGCATCCAAGCTCCTACGACCCAGTGGTTACAGCCCAGAACGGCACACCACTTATGAATCTGGTATGGAACCCATTGGGGGAGCCTGGATTCAGTTCAACATTCGCTACTACATGTTTGCTCTGGTCTTCGTCGTCTTTGATGTGGAGACTGTTTTCTTGTATCCTTGGGCGGTAGCTTTCCACCGTTTGGGGCTATTGGCATTTATTGAAGCGCTAGTCTTTATTGCAATTCTTGTAGTCGCTTTAGTTTACGCGTGGCGTAAAGGAGCTTTGGAATGGTCTTGA